One genomic region from Apodemus sylvaticus chromosome 1, mApoSyl1.1, whole genome shotgun sequence encodes:
- the LOC127689399 gene encoding serine protease FAM111A-like encodes MSVDITKTRDQKPLSPKNIQQDQTPPPNKTIDITLDVNSRKHKNMKQKLTHRETSSLYTALNSLEAIKQVIESQKGKEMQVCGIQGIEGYLNLSMPLCCIPQGSHVSIRFCQCKEKTEETKPLLEPQDQASTNYVRFYIHAIGSKKKKILKCGELHKPGNKLCVYGSKGETIRDILRKDGRFCSFIECDDWKLISDLDTVIENTQPIDELEDKLCQIETELPKNRRVVPVTQNSGLENGNFHKLEDYIVDEYPTLQEEGEKLRAYIKEMSAKIKNASLFKVHKEDFGKKTKNSTPVKVVKHLSRVSDSVGFLWWNNNGNEGCATCFVFKGLYILTCRHVITSIVGKGIDESEWASIISQCVKVTFDYEEFALMEDKIFVVKPWFEISDKNLDYAVLELKENGKEVPAGLYNGIGPAPHSGLIYIIGHPEGEKKSTDGCAVVPQYNRTGRCQENFQSREEAGYCFPTSFIHMFTQRSFQEVIHNPDVITYDTTFFGGSSGSPVFDSNGSLVAMHAAGFICTYEGRVCNIISNIIEFGSTMESIVANIKQNEQWYNKIFANDQDVEMLSTDS; translated from the coding sequence ATGTCGGTGGATATAACCAAAACCAGGGACCAAAAACCACTTTCacctaaaaatattcaacaaGATCAGACTCCTCCCCCAAATAAGACAATTGACATCACCTTGGATGTGAACtctaggaaacacaaaaacatgaAACAGAAGCTCACACATAGGGAAACAAGTAGCTTATATACAGCACTCAACTCTCTCGAGGCTATCAAACAAGTGATAGAAAGTCAAAAGGGCAAAGAAATGCAGGTGTGTGGCATACAAGGAATCGAAGGGTACTTAAACCTTAGCATGCCCCTCTGCTGTATACCACAAGGCAGCCACGTGTCCATTAGATTTTGTCAAtgtaaagaaaaaacagaagaaactaaACCATTATTAGAACCACAGGACCAAGCATCTACCAATTATGTGCGATTTTACATTCATGCAATTGGGAGTAAGAAGAAAAAGATTCTAAAGTGTGGGGAACTTCACAAACCAGGAAATAAACTCTGTGTCTATGGCTCCAAAGGAGAGACCATCAGGGACATTCTGAGGAAGGATGGCAGGTTTTGTTCTTTCATAGAGTGTGACGATTGGAAACTCATTAGTGACCTGGACACCGTCATAGAAAACACTCAGCCAATTGATGAGTTAGAGGACAAGCTTTGTCAGATTGAGACTGAGCTACCAAAGAATCGTAGGGTAGTGCCTGTCACTCAGAATTCTGGGTTAGAGAATGGAAACTTCCATAAGCTAGAAGACTACATTGTGGATGAGTACCCTACATtgcaagaagaaggagaaaaacttAGAGCATACATCAAGGAAATGAGTGCGAAAATAAAGAATGCTTCCTTATTCAAAGTACATAAAGAAGACTTtgggaaaaagacaaaaaattctACTCCTGTTAAAGTGGTCAAGCATCTTTCTAGGGTAAGTGACTCAGTTGGGTTCCTGTGGTGGAACAACAATGGAAATGAGGGCTGTGCCACctgctttgtttttaaaggacTGTACATTTTGACTTGTCGGCATGTGATAACTAGCATTGTGGGtaaaggcatagatgagagtgagtgGGCAAGCATAATTAGTCAGTGTGTAAAGGTGACTTTTGATTACGAAGAGTTCGCATTAATGGAAGAcaagatttttgttgttaaacCTTGGTTTGAGATATCTGATAAAAATCTTGACTATGCTGTCCTGGAattgaaggaaaatggaaaagaagtacCTGCTGGACTGTATAATGGAATAGGACCTGCACCACATAGTGGGCTGATTTATATCATTGGCCATCCTGAGGGAGAAAAGAAGTCTACTGATGGCTGTGCAGTGGTCCCTCAATATAATAGAACAGGAAGATGTCAGGAAAATTTTCAGTCAAGAGAAGAAGCAGGCTACTGTTTCCCTACATCTTTTATCCATATGTTCACACAAAGAAGTTTCCAGGAAGTGATTCACAACCCTGATGTGATTACTTATGACACCACTTTTTTTGGTGGGTCTTCTGGATCCCCAGTATTTGATTCTAATGGTTCATTGGTGGCCATGCATGCTGCTGGCTTCATTTGTACATATGAGGGTAGAGTTTGTAATATCATTTCTAATATCATTGAGTTTGGTTCTACTATGGAATCCATTGTTGCTAATATTAAGCAAAATGAACAGTGgtataataaaatttttgcaaatgATCAGGATGTAGAAATGCTGAGCACAGATTCCTGA